From a region of the Cololabis saira isolate AMF1-May2022 chromosome 8, fColSai1.1, whole genome shotgun sequence genome:
- the st7l gene encoding suppressor of tumorigenicity 7 protein-like, with product MEDSTGSNPQTLRFTEKLKSWLSWSWTYVCFIWFGMVLIMLYVLWSPLKLQETLTSASMFLNTLTPKFYVALTGTSSLISGLILIFEWWYFRKYGTSFIEQVSVSHLRPLLGGVESSSTTGLFSSVNGDAEPRPSVSECKVWRNPLNLFRGAEYNRYTWVTGKEPLTYYDMNLSAQDHQTFFTGDTQQLRPEDAVMQKAWRERNPQARIRAAYQAIEINHECAAAYVLLAEEEATTITEAERLFKKALTIAGKDINLLVYIKRRLAMCARKLGRIKEAVKMMRDLMKEFPLLGMLNIHENLLEALLELQAYADVQAVLAKYDDISLPKSATICYTSALLKARAVSDKFSPEAASRRGLSTAEMNAVEAIHRAVEFNPHVPKYLLEMKSLILPPEHILKRGDSEAVAYAFFHLQHWKRAEGALNLLHCTWEGTFRIIPYPLEKGHLFYPYPGCTETADRELLPSFHEVSVYPKKELPFFILFTAGLCSFTAMLAMLTHQFPELMGVFAKAFFSTLFAPLGFFADKMENFMPSSFWHQLTRI from the exons ATGGAGGACTCCACCGGCAGTAATCCCCAAACTCTCAGATTCACAGAGAAACTGAAGTCTTGGCTCTCTTGGTCATGGACTTATGTGTGCTTCATATGGTTCGGCATGGTGCTGATCATGTTATACGTGCTGTGGAGTCCGCTGAAACTGCAGGAAACTCTTACTTCAG CctcaatgtttttgaatacactCACGCCCAAATTCTATGTGGCTCTCACTGGAACTTCCTCTCTCATCTCTGGATTGATCCTT ATATTTGAGTGGTGGTATTTTCGTAAATATGGGACGTCGTTCATTGAACAAGTGTCCGTGAGTCACCTGCGACCTCTGCTGGGTGGAGTGGAGAGCAGTTCTACGACTGGTCTGTTCTCTTcagttaacggagatgcagaaCCTCGACCGAGCGTCTCTG AATGCAAGGTATGGAGGAACCCTTTGAATCTTTTCAGAGGTGCAGAATACAACAG GTACACCTGGGTCACTGGGAAAGAACCTTTGACTTACTATGACATGAATCTGTCCGCTCAAGATCATCAGACATTCTTCACAGGAGACACTCAGCAGTTAAGACCAGAGGATGCGG TGATGCAGAAAGCGTGGAGAGAAAGAAATCCTCAAGCTAGGATCAGAGCTGCGTACCAGGCCATAGAAATTAACCATGA ATGTGCTGCTGCATATGTACTTTTAGCAGAAGAAGAAGCTACAACCATCACAGAAGCGGAACGACTCTTTAAAAAAGCATTAACTATTG CTGGAAAAGATATCAACTTGCTAGTGTACATCAAACGTAGACTGGCCATGTGTGCACGCAAGCTGGGACGGATCAAAGAAGCAGTGAAAATGATGAGAGAT TTGATGAAAGAGTTCCCATTGTTGGGAATGTTAAATATACATGAAAACCTCTTGGAAGCACTTCTTGAGCTCCAGGCATATGCTGATGTCCAAGCAGTCCTCGCAAAATATGATG ACATCAGCTTGCCAAAATCAGCAACTATATGTTATACATCTGCACTGTTGAAAGCACGGGCTGTTTCAGATAA GTTCTCTCCAGAAGCAGCTTCCAGGCGGGGTCTAAGCACAGCAGAAATGAATGCTGTGGAAGCCATACACAGAGCTGTTGAGTTCAATCCACATGTGCCAAAG TACTTATTAGAGATGAAGAGTCTGATCCTGCCTCCAGAGCACATCTTGAAGAGGGGTGACAGTGAGGCAGTAGCATACGCTTTCTTCCACCTGCAGCACTGGAAGAGAGCAGAAGGAGCCTTAAACCTACTACACTGCACCTGGGAGGGCA CCTTTCGGATAATTCCTTACCCACTGGAGAAGGGTCACTTGTTTTATCCCTACCCAGGATGCACAGAAACAGCAGATAGGGAACTACTGCCCT CGTTCCACGAGGTGTCTGTATACCCAAAGAAAGAGCTTCCCTTCTTCATACTCTTCACAGCGGGCCTTTGCTCTTTCACTGCCATGCTGGCCATGCTCACACATCAGTTCCCTGAGCTCATGGGTGTTTTTGCCAAAGCA TTCTTCAGCACACTCTTTGCACCACTGGGCTTCTTCGCAGACAAGATGGAAAACTTCATGCCGTCCAGTTTTTGGCACCAGCTGACTCGGATCTGA